Proteins from a single region of Streptomyces sp. TN58:
- a CDS encoding glycosyltransferase family 39 protein — translation MWRDESVTWQVAHRSLGGIRDLLGQVDAVHGLYYLLMHGVFQAWDGGLWALRLPSVAATALAAAGVAAVAHRLVGERAALVAGCVYAVLPPVQMYAQEGRSYALVAAAVVWATYFMLCERWAAYTVVLLIGCWLHEFAALALLAHAFTARHTRGWRAGAATVVALLLPLAVVSARQAHQQLGWLGRPSWQDWTAYAVVGGASLLLARGAPRDLVRVALPLVLLPPGLLMAISLVNPWYVDRYVLYALAGPALLAGARAAAARGWRPWAAAVALLMPLGLWSAWLRTPESRKDDVVAVASAVRERARPGDAVVFMPSRRREWLLSAPDVYDGLRDTALAASPAASHSLQGTELPPERIRAALLTSPRVIALLDPADQPLDPYRHEEVKREVLAGAFDLCSVTAVRGARIAVYARPGGCPAG, via the coding sequence ATGTGGCGCGACGAGTCCGTCACCTGGCAGGTGGCGCACCGGTCGCTCGGCGGGATACGGGACCTCCTCGGACAGGTCGACGCCGTGCACGGCCTCTACTACCTCCTCATGCACGGTGTGTTCCAGGCCTGGGACGGCGGCCTGTGGGCGCTGCGGCTGCCCTCCGTCGCCGCCACCGCCCTCGCCGCCGCCGGGGTGGCCGCCGTCGCGCACCGGCTCGTGGGGGAGCGGGCCGCGCTCGTCGCCGGCTGCGTGTACGCCGTGCTGCCCCCCGTCCAGATGTACGCCCAGGAGGGCCGCTCGTACGCGCTGGTCGCGGCCGCCGTGGTGTGGGCGACGTATTTCATGCTGTGCGAGCGGTGGGCCGCCTACACCGTCGTGCTCCTGATCGGCTGCTGGCTGCACGAGTTCGCCGCGCTCGCCCTGCTCGCCCACGCCTTCACCGCCCGGCACACCCGCGGCTGGCGGGCCGGCGCCGCGACCGTCGTCGCCCTGCTGCTGCCGCTCGCCGTGGTGAGCGCGCGCCAGGCGCACCAGCAGCTCGGCTGGCTGGGCCGGCCCAGCTGGCAGGACTGGACCGCGTACGCGGTGGTCGGCGGCGCCTCCCTGCTGCTCGCGCGCGGCGCCCCGCGGGACCTCGTACGGGTGGCGCTGCCGCTGGTGCTGCTGCCGCCCGGCCTGCTGATGGCGATCTCGCTGGTCAACCCCTGGTACGTCGACCGGTACGTGCTCTACGCCCTCGCCGGACCCGCCCTGCTGGCCGGCGCACGGGCGGCCGCCGCCCGCGGATGGCGCCCGTGGGCCGCGGCGGTCGCCCTCCTCATGCCGCTCGGCCTGTGGTCGGCGTGGCTGCGCACCCCGGAGAGCCGCAAGGACGACGTGGTCGCGGTGGCCTCCGCGGTACGGGAGCGGGCCCGCCCGGGGGACGCGGTCGTGTTCATGCCCTCCCGCAGGCGTGAGTGGCTGCTGTCTGCGCCGGACGTCTACGACGGGCTGCGGGACACCGCCCTGGCGGCCTCCCCGGCCGCTTCCCACAGCCTCCAGGGCACCGAGCTGCCCCCGGAGCGGATCCGCGCGGCCCTGCTCACCTCACCCCGGGTGATCGCCCTGCTGGACCCGGCGGACCAGCCGCTGGACCCCTACCGGCACGAGGAGGTCAAGCGCGAGGTGCTGGCGGGCGCGTTCGACCTCTGCTCGGTCACCGCGGTACGAGGCGCCCGGATCGCCGTCTACGCCCGCCCCGGCGGCTGCCCCGCCGGCTGA
- a CDS encoding DUF4097 family beta strand repeat-containing protein produces the protein MTSHTTAAARAARASAAALAAGLVLAACSFVDGPRTTVSADTTVTEAVTAVELTGTRAGSIEVTPGAGPGVTVRRTVRYHGDTAPTPGQRVSGGVLTFTADGCPSSCRIDYRLEVPASAKVTLESGSGDITVAGVAAAEVEAGSGDVRARDIAGPLKIRTTSGEITGTGLAGPDTSVRSESGDARLDFAKAPASVLAETTSGDVSLGVPAARYRLAVSTTSGDRDVSLSDDASASSHLTAKTTSGDVRVATLTG, from the coding sequence ATGACTTCCCACACCACGGCGGCGGCCCGGGCCGCCCGCGCCTCGGCCGCCGCCCTCGCGGCCGGCCTCGTCCTGGCGGCCTGCTCCTTCGTCGACGGCCCGCGCACGACGGTGAGCGCCGACACCACGGTCACCGAGGCGGTCACCGCCGTCGAGCTGACCGGCACCCGGGCCGGGTCGATCGAGGTCACCCCGGGGGCCGGGCCCGGAGTCACGGTCCGCCGTACCGTCCGCTACCACGGCGACACCGCCCCCACGCCCGGCCAGCGGGTCAGCGGGGGCGTCCTCACCTTCACCGCCGACGGCTGCCCGAGCAGCTGCCGCATCGACTACCGGCTGGAGGTCCCGGCATCCGCGAAGGTCACCCTGGAGAGCGGCAGCGGCGACATCACCGTCGCGGGCGTGGCCGCCGCCGAGGTGGAGGCCGGGTCCGGCGACGTCCGGGCCCGGGACATCGCCGGCCCGCTGAAGATCCGTACGACCTCCGGCGAGATCACCGGCACAGGGCTGGCCGGCCCGGACACGTCGGTGCGCTCCGAGTCGGGCGACGCGCGCCTGGACTTCGCGAAGGCCCCCGCCTCCGTGCTCGCCGAGACGACTTCCGGCGACGTCAGCCTGGGGGTGCCCGCGGCCCGCTACCGGCTCGCCGTGTCCACCACCTCGGGCGACCGCGACGTCTCCCTGTCCGACGACGCCTCGGCCTCCTCCCACCTCACGGCGAAGACCACCTCCGGCGACGTCCGCGTCGCCACCCTGACCGGCTGA
- a CDS encoding multifunctional oxoglutarate decarboxylase/oxoglutarate dehydrogenase thiamine pyrophosphate-binding subunit/dihydrolipoyllysine-residue succinyltransferase subunit, which translates to MSPQSPSNSSTTTDAAEGGKNPASGFGANEWLVDEIYQQYLQDPQSVDRAWWDFFADYKPGGAAAPVTSAGPEKSTPTDGASAQAATAAAGTPQAADAATGAADAAPAPSATPTPPPVSAPAPAPAIPSGAPAVTVTSQAPAAAPAAPAPASVAPQKAAPTAEAPAGPELVTLRGPAAAVAKNMNASLDVPTATSVRAVPVKLLFDNRIVINNHLKRARGGKISFTHLIGYAMVQAIKAMPSMNHSFAEKDGKPTLVKPDHVNFGLAIDLVKPNGDRQLVVAGIKKAETLNFFEFWQAYEDIVRRARVGKLTMDDFTGVTCSLTNPGGLGTVHSVPRLMPGQSVIMGVGSMDYPAEFQGTSQDTLNKLGISKVMTLTSTYDHRVIQGAASGEFLRIVANLLLGEEGFYDAVFESLRIPYEPVRWNRDIDASHDDDVTKAARVFELIHSYRVRGHVMADTDPLEYKQRKHPDLDITEHGLTLWDLEREFAVGGFSGKSMMKLRDILGVLRDSYCRTTGVEFMHIQDPKQRRWIQDRIERPHTKPEREEQLRILRRLNAAEAFETFLQTKYVGQKRFSLEGGESVIPLLDAVIDSAAEARLEEVVIGMAHRGRLNVLANIVGKSYAQIFREFEGNLDPKSMHGSGDVKYHLGAEGTFTGLDGEQIKVSLVANPSHLEAVDPVLEGVARAKQDIINKGGTDFTVLPVALHGDAAFAGQGVVAETLNMSQLRGYRTGGTVHVVINNQVGFTAAPESSRSSMYATDVARMIEAPIFHVNGDDPEAVVRVARLAFEFRQAFNKDVVIDLICYRRRGHNESDNPAFTQPLMYDLIDKKRSVRKLYTESLIGRGDITLEEAEQALQDFQGQLEKVFAEVREAATQPAAASPAAPGTSAVFPVAVNTAISQDVVKRIAESQVSIPEGVTVHPRLLPQLQRRAAMIDEGTIDWGMGETLAFGSLLMEGTPVRLSGQDSRRGTFGQRHAVLIDRETGEDYTPLLYLSDDQARYNVYDSLLSEYAAMGFEYGYSLARPDALVLWEAQFGDFVNGAQTVVDEFISSAEQKWGQTSGVTLLLPHGYEGQGPDHSSARPERFLQMCAQDNMTVAMPTLPSNYFHLLRWQVHNPHHKPLIVFTPKSMLRLKAAASKAEEFTSGSFRPVIGDSTVDPNAVRKVVFCAGKVYYDLEAEREKRGITDTAIIRIERLYPLPGAELQAEIAKFPNAAKYIWAQEEPANQGAWPFIALNLIDHLDLAVGAEVPAGERLRRISRPHGSSPAVGSAKRHQAEQQQLINEVFEA; encoded by the coding sequence GTGTCGCCACAGTCCCCCAGTAATTCGAGCACCACGACCGACGCAGCAGAGGGCGGGAAGAACCCTGCCTCAGGCTTCGGCGCGAATGAGTGGCTCGTCGACGAGATCTATCAGCAGTACCTCCAGGACCCGCAGTCGGTCGACCGCGCCTGGTGGGACTTCTTCGCCGACTACAAGCCGGGGGGCGCTGCCGCTCCGGTGACGTCGGCCGGTCCCGAGAAGTCCACGCCGACGGACGGCGCCTCCGCACAGGCCGCCACCGCCGCCGCCGGGACCCCGCAGGCCGCCGACGCCGCCACGGGGGCGGCGGACGCCGCGCCCGCGCCCTCCGCGACGCCGACTCCTCCGCCTGTGTCAGCTCCTGCCCCTGCTCCTGCCATCCCCTCTGGTGCCCCTGCTGTGACTGTCACCTCCCAGGCTCCGGCCGCCGCACCGGCCGCGCCCGCCCCCGCCTCCGTAGCCCCGCAGAAGGCCGCGCCCACCGCTGAGGCCCCCGCGGGCCCCGAGCTGGTGACGCTCCGCGGCCCGGCGGCTGCCGTGGCCAAGAACATGAACGCCTCCCTCGACGTCCCGACGGCCACGTCCGTCCGCGCCGTCCCGGTGAAGCTGCTGTTCGACAACCGCATCGTCATCAACAACCACCTCAAGCGGGCCCGGGGCGGGAAGATCTCCTTCACGCACCTCATCGGCTACGCGATGGTGCAGGCCATCAAGGCCATGCCCTCGATGAACCACTCCTTCGCGGAGAAGGACGGCAAGCCGACCCTGGTCAAGCCCGACCACGTCAACTTCGGCCTCGCCATCGACCTCGTGAAGCCCAACGGCGACCGCCAGCTCGTCGTCGCCGGCATCAAGAAGGCCGAGACCCTCAACTTCTTCGAGTTCTGGCAGGCCTACGAGGACATCGTCCGCCGCGCCCGCGTCGGCAAGCTGACGATGGACGACTTCACCGGCGTGACCTGCTCCCTCACCAACCCCGGCGGCCTGGGCACCGTCCACTCCGTGCCCCGCCTGATGCCCGGACAGTCGGTCATCATGGGCGTCGGCTCCATGGACTACCCCGCCGAGTTCCAGGGCACCTCGCAGGACACCCTGAACAAGCTGGGCATCTCCAAGGTCATGACCCTGACCTCGACCTACGACCACCGGGTCATCCAGGGCGCGGCCTCCGGCGAGTTCCTGCGCATCGTCGCGAACCTGCTCCTCGGCGAGGAGGGCTTCTACGACGCCGTCTTCGAGTCGCTGCGCATCCCGTACGAGCCGGTCCGCTGGAACCGCGACATCGACGCCAGCCACGACGACGACGTCACCAAGGCCGCCCGCGTCTTCGAGCTGATCCACTCCTACCGGGTCCGCGGCCACGTCATGGCCGACACCGACCCGCTGGAGTACAAGCAGCGCAAGCACCCCGACCTCGACATCACCGAGCACGGCCTCACCCTGTGGGACCTGGAGCGCGAGTTCGCCGTCGGCGGCTTCTCCGGCAAGTCCATGATGAAGCTGCGCGACATCCTCGGCGTGCTGCGCGACTCGTACTGCCGCACCACCGGCGTCGAGTTCATGCACATCCAGGACCCCAAGCAGCGCCGCTGGATCCAGGACCGCATCGAGCGCCCGCACACCAAGCCGGAGCGCGAGGAGCAGCTGCGCATCCTGCGCCGCCTGAACGCCGCCGAGGCCTTCGAGACCTTCCTGCAGACGAAGTACGTCGGCCAGAAGCGCTTCTCCCTGGAGGGCGGCGAGTCCGTCATCCCGCTGCTCGACGCCGTCATCGACTCGGCCGCCGAGGCCCGCCTCGAAGAGGTCGTCATCGGCATGGCCCACCGCGGCCGCCTGAACGTCCTCGCGAACATCGTCGGCAAGTCGTACGCGCAGATCTTCCGCGAGTTCGAGGGCAACCTCGACCCGAAGTCCATGCACGGCTCCGGCGACGTCAAGTACCACCTGGGCGCCGAGGGCACCTTCACCGGCCTGGACGGCGAGCAGATCAAGGTCTCGCTCGTCGCGAACCCCTCCCACCTGGAGGCCGTCGACCCGGTCCTGGAGGGTGTGGCCCGCGCCAAGCAGGACATCATCAACAAGGGCGGCACGGACTTCACCGTCCTGCCCGTCGCCCTGCACGGCGACGCGGCCTTCGCCGGCCAGGGCGTCGTCGCCGAGACGCTGAACATGTCGCAGCTGCGCGGCTACCGCACCGGCGGCACCGTGCACGTGGTCATCAACAACCAGGTCGGCTTCACCGCCGCCCCGGAGTCCTCGCGCTCCTCCATGTACGCCACCGACGTGGCCCGCATGATCGAGGCGCCGATCTTCCACGTGAACGGCGACGACCCCGAGGCCGTCGTCCGCGTCGCGCGGCTGGCCTTCGAGTTCCGCCAGGCGTTCAACAAGGACGTGGTCATCGACCTCATCTGCTACCGCCGCCGCGGCCACAACGAGTCCGACAACCCGGCCTTCACGCAGCCGCTGATGTACGACCTGATCGACAAGAAGCGCTCGGTGCGCAAGCTGTACACCGAGTCCCTCATCGGTCGCGGCGACATCACGCTGGAAGAGGCCGAGCAGGCGCTCCAGGACTTCCAGGGCCAGCTGGAGAAGGTCTTCGCGGAGGTCCGCGAGGCCGCCACGCAGCCCGCGGCCGCCTCGCCGGCCGCCCCCGGCACGTCCGCCGTCTTCCCGGTCGCCGTGAACACCGCGATCTCCCAGGACGTCGTCAAGCGGATCGCCGAGTCCCAGGTCTCCATCCCCGAGGGCGTCACCGTCCACCCGCGTCTGCTGCCGCAGCTGCAGCGCCGCGCGGCGATGATCGACGAGGGCACCATCGACTGGGGCATGGGCGAGACCCTGGCCTTCGGTTCGCTGCTGATGGAGGGCACCCCGGTCCGGCTGTCCGGCCAGGACTCCCGCCGCGGCACCTTCGGCCAGCGCCACGCGGTCCTCATCGACCGGGAGACCGGCGAGGACTACACCCCGCTGCTCTACCTGTCGGACGACCAGGCCCGCTACAACGTCTACGACTCGCTGCTCTCGGAGTACGCGGCGATGGGCTTCGAGTACGGCTACTCGCTGGCCCGTCCGGACGCGCTGGTGCTGTGGGAGGCGCAGTTCGGTGACTTCGTCAACGGCGCCCAGACCGTCGTCGACGAGTTCATCTCCTCGGCCGAGCAGAAGTGGGGCCAGACCTCCGGCGTCACGCTGCTGCTGCCGCACGGCTACGAGGGCCAGGGCCCGGACCACTCGTCCGCCCGCCCGGAGCGCTTCCTCCAGATGTGCGCGCAGGACAACATGACGGTCGCGATGCCGACCCTGCCGTCGAACTACTTCCACCTGCTGCGCTGGCAGGTCCACAACCCGCACCACAAGCCGCTCATCGTCTTCACCCCGAAGTCGATGCTGCGTCTGAAGGCCGCGGCGTCGAAGGCGGAGGAGTTCACGAGCGGTTCGTTCCGTCCGGTCATCGGCGACAGCACGGTGGACCCGAACGCGGTCCGCAAGGTCGTCTTCTGCGCCGGCAAGGTCTACTACGACCTGGAGGCCGAGCGCGAGAAGCGCGGCATCACGGACACCGCGATCATCCGCATCGAGCGCCTGTACCCGCTCCCGGGTGCGGAGCTCCAGGCCGAGATCGCCAAGTTCCCGAACGCGGCGAAGTACATCTGGGCGCAGGAGGAGCCGGCGAACCAGGGCGCGTGGCCGTTCATCGCGCTGAACCTGATCGACCACCTCGACCTGGCGGTCGGCGCGGAGGTCCCGGCGGGCGAGCGCCTGCGGCGCATCTCGCGCCCGCACGGCTCGTCCCCGGCGGTGGGCTCCGCGAAGCGCCACCAGGCGGAGCAGCAGCAGCTGATCAACGAGGTCTTCGAGGCGTAA
- a CDS encoding sulfurtransferase, protein MPVSDHPASREPGPAVPGPLVGADWLAARLDTPGLVVLDASVGAHRAAGHRIPGARPFDLDGALSDHTAPAPHTMPGPAEFTAALRSLGVDDTDTVVVYDGAGVYSSARAWWMLRAMGFDRAAVLDGGLPAWTAAALPVEAAAPEYGGPRGTFTARPRPGLLVDAETVAAALSDPAAAVLDARTRERFEGTAPEPRPGLRGGHMPGAVSLPFGELQRPGGLMRPAGELRAAFEAAAGGRERLRFSCGSGVTACVLALGAELAGYRDLAVYDGSWSEWGLPSAQRPVATGPGAGLRSAEDDRPHLQAL, encoded by the coding sequence ATGCCCGTCTCCGACCACCCCGCGTCCCGAGAGCCCGGGCCCGCCGTCCCCGGACCGCTGGTCGGGGCCGACTGGCTGGCCGCCCGGCTGGACACCCCCGGACTGGTCGTCCTCGACGCCTCCGTCGGCGCCCACCGCGCCGCGGGCCACCGCATCCCCGGCGCCCGCCCCTTCGACCTCGACGGAGCCCTCTCCGACCACACGGCGCCCGCCCCGCACACCATGCCCGGGCCCGCCGAGTTCACCGCGGCGCTGCGGTCCCTAGGCGTCGACGACACCGACACCGTCGTCGTCTACGACGGCGCCGGCGTCTACTCCAGCGCCCGCGCCTGGTGGATGCTCCGCGCCATGGGCTTCGACCGGGCCGCCGTCCTCGACGGGGGACTGCCCGCCTGGACGGCCGCCGCCCTCCCCGTCGAGGCCGCCGCCCCGGAGTACGGGGGCCCGCGCGGCACCTTCACCGCCCGGCCGCGCCCCGGACTGCTCGTCGACGCCGAGACCGTGGCCGCGGCCCTCTCCGACCCGGCCGCGGCCGTCCTCGACGCCCGTACCCGCGAACGCTTCGAAGGCACCGCCCCCGAACCCCGCCCGGGCCTGCGCGGCGGCCACATGCCGGGCGCGGTCAGCCTGCCCTTCGGCGAACTCCAGCGCCCCGGCGGGCTGATGCGCCCGGCCGGGGAACTCCGCGCCGCCTTCGAGGCGGCGGCGGGCGGGCGTGAACGCCTCCGCTTCAGCTGCGGCTCCGGGGTGACCGCGTGCGTACTGGCACTGGGCGCCGAACTCGCCGGCTACCGGGACCTGGCGGTGTACGACGGCTCCTGGAGCGAGTGGGGCCTGCCCTCCGCGCAGCGCCCGGTCGCGACCGGGCCGGGCGCCGGCCTGCGGTCAGCCGAAGACGACCGACCGCACCTTCAGGCGCTCTGA
- a CDS encoding HAMP domain-containing sensor histidine kinase: MNGRAEGPHPRHRPTGGLRPFSPFSIKTKLGTLVVVSVFITTGLLLVALRTDTELRFITVFSVIASMLITQFVAHSLTAPLDDMTTVARAISHGDFTRRVRGAGRRDELGDLASTINLMADDLEAVDRHRKELVANVSHELRTPIAALRAVLENVVDGVSAADPETMRTMLKQTERLGRLVETLLDLSRVDNGVVPLRARRFEVWPYLSGVLKESGLAAAGRPGLLSGSGGHTRNDVHLHLDVFPPELCAYADAERLHQVVANLIDNAVKHSPPHGRVTVRARAGEVPGSLVLEVRDEGPGIPEAERHRVFERFNRGSARGGDGGTGLGLAIARWAVELHGGRIGVAESSRGCRILVTLPGSS, encoded by the coding sequence GTGAACGGCCGGGCGGAGGGCCCGCACCCGCGCCACCGGCCCACCGGAGGGCTGCGGCCCTTCTCACCGTTCTCGATCAAGACCAAGCTCGGCACCCTCGTGGTCGTCTCGGTCTTCATCACCACCGGCCTGCTGCTGGTGGCCCTGCGCACCGACACCGAGCTGCGCTTCATCACCGTCTTCTCGGTGATCGCCTCGATGCTGATCACCCAGTTCGTGGCGCACAGCCTGACGGCCCCGCTGGACGACATGACCACGGTGGCCCGGGCGATCTCCCACGGCGACTTCACGCGTCGGGTGCGGGGCGCCGGACGCCGCGACGAGCTGGGCGACCTGGCCTCCACGATCAACCTCATGGCGGACGACCTGGAGGCCGTGGACCGGCACCGCAAGGAGCTCGTCGCCAACGTGTCGCACGAGCTGCGCACACCGATCGCCGCGCTGCGGGCGGTACTGGAGAACGTCGTCGACGGCGTCTCGGCCGCCGACCCCGAGACCATGCGCACCATGCTGAAGCAGACCGAGCGCCTCGGCCGGCTCGTGGAGACCCTGCTGGACCTGTCCCGGGTGGACAACGGCGTGGTGCCGCTGAGGGCCCGCCGCTTCGAGGTGTGGCCGTACCTGTCCGGGGTGCTGAAGGAGTCGGGGCTGGCCGCCGCGGGCCGGCCGGGGCTGCTCTCCGGCTCCGGCGGGCACACCCGCAACGACGTGCACCTGCACCTGGACGTGTTCCCGCCGGAACTGTGCGCCTACGCCGACGCCGAACGCCTGCACCAGGTGGTGGCCAATCTGATCGACAACGCGGTCAAGCACAGCCCCCCGCACGGCCGGGTCACGGTCCGGGCGCGGGCCGGCGAGGTGCCCGGCAGCCTGGTGCTGGAGGTCCGCGACGAGGGCCCCGGGATCCCGGAGGCGGAGCGCCACCGGGTCTTCGAGCGGTTCAACCGGGGCAGCGCCCGCGGCGGCGACGGAGGCACCGGACTGGGCCTGGCGATCGCGCGCTGGGCCGTGGAGCTGCACGGCGGCCGGATCGGGGTGGCCGAATCGTCACGTGGCTGCCGCATCCTCGTCACGCTTCCGGGCAGCTCGTAG
- a CDS encoding response regulator transcription factor translates to MEQTHTTHTGAAATPGAQRRVLVVEDDRTIAEAIAARLRAEGFQVQTATDGPAAVAAAESWLPELLVLDVMLPGFDGLEVCRRVQAQRPVPVLMLTARDDETDMLVGLGVGADDYMTKPFSMRELAARVHVLLRRVERATIAAHTPRGATLRLGDLEIDHAQRRVRVQTEDVHLTPTEFDLLVCLAGTPRAVLSREQLLAEVWDWADASGTRTVDSHIKALRRKIGAERIRTVHGVGYALETPAQP, encoded by the coding sequence ATGGAACAGACACACACCACCCACACCGGCGCCGCGGCAACGCCCGGCGCCCAGCGGCGTGTGCTCGTCGTCGAGGACGACCGCACCATCGCCGAGGCCATCGCGGCCCGGCTGCGCGCCGAGGGCTTCCAGGTGCAGACGGCCACCGACGGTCCCGCGGCCGTCGCCGCGGCCGAGAGCTGGCTGCCCGAGCTGCTGGTCCTCGACGTCATGCTGCCCGGCTTCGACGGGCTGGAGGTCTGCCGCCGGGTCCAGGCGCAGCGCCCGGTCCCGGTGCTGATGCTCACCGCCCGGGACGACGAGACGGACATGCTGGTCGGGCTGGGCGTCGGCGCCGACGACTACATGACCAAGCCGTTCTCCATGCGCGAGCTGGCCGCACGCGTCCACGTACTGCTGCGGCGGGTGGAGCGGGCCACCATCGCCGCGCACACCCCGCGCGGCGCCACGCTGCGCCTGGGCGACCTGGAGATCGACCACGCGCAGCGCCGGGTCCGGGTGCAGACCGAGGACGTCCACCTGACCCCGACCGAGTTCGACCTGCTGGTGTGCCTGGCCGGGACCCCGCGGGCGGTGCTCTCCCGGGAGCAGCTGCTCGCCGAGGTCTGGGACTGGGCCGACGCGTCCGGGACCCGTACGGTCGACAGCCACATCAAGGCCCTGCGGCGCAAGATCGGCGCCGAGCGGATCCGCACGGTCCACGGCGTCGGGTACGCCCTGGAGACCCCGGCCCAGCCGTGA